One Leclercia pneumoniae genomic region harbors:
- the thiH gene encoding 2-iminoacetate synthase ThiH, which translates to MKTFTDRWRQLDWDDIRLRIHSKTAADVQRALAARHPGREEMMALLSPAADAYLEPMAQRAQRLTRQRFGNTVSFYVPLYLSNLCANDCTYCGFSMSNRIKRKTLDAQEIARECAAIREMGFEHLLLVTGEHQSKVGMDYFRRHFPDIRRQFSSLQMEIQPLSQEEYAELKALGLDGVLVYQETYHEKVYAQHHLKGKKQDFFWRLETPDRLGRAGIDKIGLGSLTGLSDSWRVDCYMVAEHLLWLQQHYWQSRYSISFPRLRPCAGGIQPASIMDERQLVQTICAFRLLAPDVELSLSTRESPAFRDRVVPLAINNVSAFSKTQPGGYADDHPELEQFAPHDGRRPEEVAAALSGQGLQPVWKDWDSWLGRASQSR; encoded by the coding sequence ATGAAGACCTTTACCGATCGCTGGCGCCAGCTCGACTGGGATGATATTCGCCTGCGTATTCACAGCAAAACCGCTGCCGACGTCCAGCGGGCATTAGCGGCACGTCATCCCGGCCGTGAAGAGATGATGGCCCTGCTCTCCCCGGCGGCCGATGCTTATCTGGAACCCATGGCGCAGCGGGCGCAGCGCCTGACCCGGCAGCGTTTTGGCAATACGGTCAGCTTTTACGTGCCCCTCTATCTCTCGAACTTGTGTGCCAACGACTGCACTTATTGCGGTTTTTCAATGAGTAACCGAATCAAGCGCAAAACACTGGATGCGCAGGAGATTGCCCGTGAATGCGCCGCGATTCGTGAGATGGGGTTTGAACATCTGCTGCTGGTAACGGGCGAACATCAATCGAAGGTGGGCATGGACTATTTTCGCCGCCATTTCCCGGACATTCGCCGCCAGTTCTCCTCCTTACAGATGGAGATCCAGCCGCTCTCCCAGGAGGAGTACGCAGAGCTTAAAGCTCTCGGCCTGGACGGGGTGCTGGTTTATCAGGAGACGTACCACGAGAAGGTCTATGCCCAACACCATCTGAAAGGGAAAAAACAGGACTTCTTCTGGCGGCTGGAGACTCCGGATCGCCTTGGTCGCGCCGGAATCGACAAGATTGGCCTGGGATCGCTCACAGGTCTTTCCGACAGCTGGCGAGTTGACTGTTATATGGTGGCGGAGCATCTGCTGTGGCTACAACAGCATTACTGGCAAAGCCGCTACTCCATCTCCTTTCCGCGCCTGCGCCCCTGTGCCGGGGGGATCCAGCCCGCCTCCATTATGGATGAACGCCAGCTGGTGCAGACCATCTGCGCCTTTCGCTTGTTGGCGCCTGACGTTGAGCTGTCACTCTCTACGCGTGAATCGCCGGCATTTCGCGATCGCGTCGTCCCGCTGGCCATTAACAATGTGAGCGCATTTTCAAAAACCCAGCCAGGCGGATACGCTGACGATCATCCGGAGCTGGAGCAATTCGCGCCGCACGATGGGCGCCGTCCGGAAGAGGTGGCGGCGGCCCTGTCAGGGCAAGGGTTGCAGCCGGTCTGGAAGGATTGGGATAGCTGGCTGGGGCGCGCTTCGCAATCTCGCTGA
- the thiG gene encoding thiazole synthase: protein MLRIADRTFESHLFTGTGKFASSHLMVEAIRESGSQLVTLAMKRVDLRNHSDAILAPLLEAGVTLLPNTSGAKTAEEAVFAAQLAREALGTSWLKLEIHPDARWLLPDPVETLKAAEMLVKQGFTVLPYCGADPVLCKRLEEAGCAAVMPLGAPIGSNQGLETRAMLEIIIEQATVPVVVDAGIGVPSHAAQALEMGADAVLVNTAIAVADDPVLMARAFRLAVEAGLLARQSGPGSRSMLAQATSPLTGFLEAR, encoded by the coding sequence ATGTTACGTATTGCTGATAGAACCTTTGAATCACATCTGTTTACCGGAACCGGAAAATTTGCCTCGTCCCATCTGATGGTGGAGGCTATCCGCGAAAGCGGCAGCCAGCTCGTTACGCTGGCGATGAAACGGGTGGATCTGCGTAACCACAGCGACGCAATCCTCGCCCCGCTGCTGGAGGCCGGGGTGACGCTATTGCCCAATACCTCCGGTGCCAAGACCGCCGAAGAGGCCGTATTTGCCGCGCAGCTGGCGCGTGAAGCGCTGGGCACAAGCTGGCTCAAGCTGGAGATCCATCCGGATGCCCGCTGGTTGTTACCCGATCCTGTCGAAACGCTAAAAGCCGCAGAGATGCTGGTAAAACAAGGATTTACCGTGCTGCCTTACTGCGGCGCGGACCCGGTGCTCTGTAAACGGCTGGAAGAGGCGGGCTGTGCGGCAGTCATGCCGCTGGGGGCGCCGATTGGCTCGAACCAGGGGCTGGAGACCCGCGCGATGCTGGAGATCATCATCGAGCAGGCCACCGTACCGGTGGTGGTAGATGCCGGCATCGGCGTCCCAAGCCATGCCGCCCAGGCGCTGGAGATGGGTGCCGATGCGGTACTGGTCAATACGGCGATTGCCGTTGCCGACGACCCGGTGCTGATGGCCCGCGCCTTCCGCCTGGCGGTAGAAGCAGGCCTGCTGGCTCGTCAGTCTGGCCCCGGTTCACGCAGTATGCTGGCGCAGGCCACCAGCCCGCTCACCGGCTTTCTGGAGGCGCGGTGA
- the thiS gene encoding sulfur carrier protein ThiS, with the protein MRIQFNDEPMQCVEGLTVAALLDQLRQLKPGVALALNQQILPRERWEHQQVSEGDHILLFQVIAGG; encoded by the coding sequence ATGCGCATTCAGTTTAATGATGAGCCGATGCAGTGCGTAGAGGGGTTAACGGTTGCCGCCCTGCTAGACCAGCTGCGTCAGCTTAAGCCGGGCGTGGCCCTGGCACTTAATCAACAGATCCTGCCGCGCGAGCGGTGGGAACATCAGCAGGTGAGCGAAGGCGATCACATCCTGCTTTTTCAGGTCATCGCAGGAGGCTGA
- a CDS encoding HesA/MoeB/ThiF family protein — MNDRDFMRYSRQILLEDIAIDGQQKLLASRVLIVGLGGLGAPAALYLAGAGVGTLVLADDDEVHLSNLQRQILFTPDDLNQPKAEITRQRLHQLNPNIELIAHQARLSGQSLQHEVALADVVLDCTDNMSTRQAINAACVSLDTPLITASAVGFGGQMMVLTPPWAQGCYRCLWPDDAEPERNCRTAGVLGPVVGVMGTLQALEAIKLLSGINTGHNALRLFDARAGSWRQLALQRAKGCTVCGGQHAHSV; from the coding sequence ATGAATGATCGCGACTTTATGCGCTATAGCCGCCAGATATTACTGGAGGATATCGCCATTGATGGGCAGCAAAAGCTGCTTGCCAGCCGGGTACTGATTGTCGGTCTGGGCGGGTTAGGTGCGCCAGCGGCCCTTTACCTGGCGGGAGCCGGGGTCGGCACGCTGGTGCTTGCCGATGATGACGAGGTGCATCTCAGCAATCTGCAGCGGCAAATCCTTTTTACCCCTGACGATCTCAACCAGCCCAAGGCAGAGATAACCCGTCAACGGCTCCATCAGTTGAACCCAAATATCGAATTGATCGCGCACCAGGCGCGGCTAAGCGGACAGAGCCTGCAGCATGAAGTCGCCCTGGCCGACGTGGTGCTCGACTGTACCGACAACATGTCCACCCGCCAGGCAATCAATGCTGCCTGCGTGTCGCTCGATACGCCGTTAATCACCGCCAGTGCCGTCGGCTTTGGTGGGCAGATGATGGTACTCACGCCACCCTGGGCGCAGGGATGTTATCGCTGCCTGTGGCCGGACGATGCCGAGCCTGAACGCAACTGCCGCACGGCGGGTGTGCTTGGCCCGGTCGTGGGGGTAATGGGTACGCTGCAGGCGCTGGAAGCCATCAAACTGCTTAGCGGAATCAACACCGGACATAACGCGCTACGCCTGTTCGATGCGCGTGCCGGCAGCTGGCGGCAGTTGGCCTTGCAGCGCGCCAAGGGCTGCACCGTCTGTGGAGGGCAACATGCGCATTCAGTTTAA
- the thiE gene encoding thiamine phosphate synthase, translating to MYQPDFPTVPYRLGLYPVVDSLEWIERLLDAGVRTLQLRIKDKRDDEVEADVVAAIALGRRYDARLFINDYWRLAIKHQAYGVHLGQEDLETTDLNAIRHAGLRLGVSTHDDMEIDVALAARPSYIALGHVFPTQTKQMPSAPQGLTQLARHIARLGDYPTVAIGGISLERAPAVLETGVGSIAVVSAITQAADWQAVTAQLLKLAGVGDE from the coding sequence ATGTACCAGCCCGATTTCCCAACGGTGCCCTACCGGCTAGGGCTTTATCCGGTGGTCGATAGCCTTGAGTGGATTGAGCGCCTGCTGGATGCTGGGGTTCGCACCCTTCAGCTGCGGATTAAAGATAAGCGCGATGACGAGGTAGAGGCCGATGTGGTGGCCGCCATTGCGCTCGGGCGGCGCTATGATGCCCGCCTGTTTATCAATGACTACTGGCGGCTGGCGATAAAGCATCAGGCTTATGGTGTGCACCTGGGCCAGGAAGATCTGGAAACCACCGATCTGAATGCCATTCGCCACGCAGGGCTGCGTCTGGGCGTCTCCACGCACGATGATATGGAGATCGACGTGGCGCTGGCCGCCCGTCCCTCTTACATCGCACTGGGCCACGTCTTCCCCACGCAAACCAAACAGATGCCCTCAGCACCGCAGGGACTGACCCAGTTGGCTCGCCATATTGCCCGCCTGGGGGACTACCCCACCGTAGCCATCGGCGGTATTAGCCTCGAGCGCGCCCCGGCGGTGCTGGAGACTGGCGTAGGCAGTATCGCGGTCGTAAGCGCCATCACCCAGGCTGCAGACTGGCAAGCCGTTACCGCACAGCTTCTGAAGCTGGCAGGAGTGGGCGATGAATGA
- the thiC gene encoding phosphomethylpyrimidine synthase ThiC, translated as MSATKLTRREQRAQAQHFIDTLEGTAFPNSKRIYITGSQADLRVPMREIQLSPTLIGGSKENPQFEENEAVPVYDTSGPYGDTDIAIDVQKGLAKLRQPWIEARNDSEALTVRSSHYTNERLADDGLDELRFTGLLTPKRARPGKCVTQLHYARQGIVTPEMEFIAIRENMGRERIRSEVLRHQHPGEGFGAHLPENITPEFVRDEVAAGRAIIPANINHPESEPMIIGRNFLVKVNANIGNSAVTSSIEEEVEKLVWSTRWGADTVMDLSTGRYIHETREWILRNSPVPIGTVPIYQALEKVNGIAEDLTWEAFRDTLLEQAEQGVDYFTIHAGVLLRYVPMTAKRLTGIVSRGGSIMAKWCLSHHQENFLYEHFREICEICAAYDVSLSLGDGLRPGSIRDANDEAQFAELHTLGELTKIAWEYDVQVMIEGPGHVPMQMIRRNMTEELEHCHEAPFYTLGPLTTDIAPGYDHFTSGIGAAMIGWFGCAMLCYVTPKEHLGLPNKEDVKQGLITYKIAAHAADLAKGHPGAQIRDNAMSKARFEFRWEDQFNLALDPFTARAYHDETLPQESGKVAHFCSMCGPKFCSMKISQEVRDYAAAQTIEVGMADMSETFRAKGGEIYLKKEEA; from the coding sequence ATGTCTGCAACTAAACTGACCCGCCGCGAACAACGCGCACAAGCACAACACTTCATCGACACGCTGGAAGGCACCGCGTTTCCGAACTCTAAGCGTATTTACATCACCGGCTCGCAAGCCGATCTTCGCGTCCCGATGCGTGAAATTCAGCTTAGCCCAACGCTTATTGGTGGCAGCAAAGAAAATCCGCAGTTCGAGGAAAACGAGGCCGTACCGGTGTATGACACCTCCGGCCCGTACGGCGATACCGATATTGCCATCGACGTACAGAAGGGACTGGCAAAGCTGCGCCAGCCATGGATTGAGGCGCGTAACGACAGCGAAGCGCTGACTGTTCGCAGTTCACATTACACCAACGAGCGTCTGGCCGACGACGGTCTGGATGAACTGCGCTTCACTGGCCTGCTGACGCCAAAACGAGCCAGGCCAGGCAAATGTGTCACTCAGCTGCACTATGCGCGCCAGGGCATTGTCACGCCAGAGATGGAGTTCATTGCCATTCGCGAAAACATGGGTCGTGAGCGCATTCGCAGTGAAGTCCTGCGCCACCAGCATCCGGGCGAAGGTTTTGGTGCGCATCTGCCGGAGAACATCACCCCCGAATTCGTGCGTGACGAAGTGGCGGCGGGCCGGGCGATCATCCCTGCCAACATCAACCACCCGGAATCAGAGCCGATGATCATTGGCCGCAACTTCCTGGTGAAGGTTAATGCCAACATCGGTAACTCTGCGGTCACCTCTTCCATCGAAGAAGAGGTAGAGAAACTGGTCTGGTCTACGCGCTGGGGTGCAGATACGGTGATGGATCTCTCAACCGGCCGCTATATTCACGAAACCCGCGAGTGGATCCTGCGTAACAGTCCGGTGCCGATTGGTACCGTCCCGATTTATCAGGCACTGGAAAAGGTGAACGGCATTGCCGAAGACCTTACCTGGGAAGCGTTCCGCGATACCCTGCTGGAGCAGGCCGAACAGGGCGTGGATTACTTCACCATTCACGCTGGCGTGCTGCTGCGCTACGTACCGATGACCGCCAAACGCCTCACCGGCATCGTCTCGCGCGGCGGCTCCATCATGGCCAAGTGGTGCCTCTCCCATCATCAGGAAAACTTCCTCTACGAACACTTCCGCGAAATCTGCGAAATCTGCGCGGCGTACGATGTTTCGCTGTCGCTGGGCGACGGTTTGCGCCCTGGATCCATTCGCGATGCCAACGACGAAGCGCAGTTCGCCGAGCTGCACACCCTGGGCGAACTGACCAAAATCGCCTGGGAGTATGACGTGCAGGTGATGATTGAAGGCCCGGGTCACGTGCCGATGCAGATGATCCGCCGCAACATGACCGAAGAACTGGAGCACTGCCACGAAGCGCCGTTCTATACCTTAGGGCCGCTGACCACCGATATCGCACCGGGTTACGACCACTTCACCTCGGGCATTGGCGCAGCGATGATTGGCTGGTTCGGCTGCGCGATGCTCTGCTACGTCACGCCGAAAGAGCACCTTGGCTTGCCCAACAAAGAGGATGTGAAACAGGGGCTTATCACTTACAAAATTGCCGCGCACGCTGCAGACCTGGCGAAAGGCCACCCGGGGGCGCAGATCCGCGATAACGCGATGTCGAAGGCGCGATTCGAGTTCCGCTGGGAAGACCAGTTCAACCTCGCGCTCGACCCTTTCACCGCCCGCGCTTATCACGACGAAACCCTGCCGCAGGAGTCGGGCAAAGTGGCGCACTTCTGCTCCATGTGTGGCCCGAAATTCTGCTCAATGAAAATCAGTCAGGAGGTGCGTGACTACGCTGCCGCGCAGACCATCGAAGTGGGGATGGCAGACATGTCAGAAACCTTCCGCGCCAAAGGCGGCGAAATCTACCTCAAAAAAGAGGAGGCATAA